A genomic stretch from Streptomyces fungicidicus includes:
- a CDS encoding S9 family peptidase: MASDTRNLTDARAPYGADGAGAAAAAPAATPERVRGPGPAAREADERGSPHAAPSRVALPDAAGPRDVRARLTAHGCWYPSADPAGARVAFICDRGGVPQLWAGPVDGAGVRLLDSGPDPVREVSWSPDGRWIAYTTAPGGGEHQRVLCVRPDGTGRHVLAGAEPGTSAYLGCWAHDGSAVAVTVAVPTAPAAPPAAQDTAGLPDDAGAPAAGRPGREGGAVLLGAPGVTGGERGAAPPAGADGIAASGGPGHGRTYPRADFGDGLSAYLIDPDGPAAPVLLASESDAATLRVCDLSRDGRLALLRRGPRGRREAVVVRTADHATTWVVPVADGDPWIGRFSPRADTVWLRSDAGREFAALTAASLDGGGRPQGWTVAAEREGRDLELLRFARDGRTAVLAWNVRGASDLEVVDTFPPGADGAVTGPPRSVPLPHEVVTRIAPAGRAGLVLALSGSQRRPGVWWLSGGVSLLRTPWSSRDEDAVPPGPPPVRPVALRPTARDGLPLSGWYYRAPGRGPAEPAPCVIHLHGGPEEQERPVFNPLYHEILRRGLDVFAPDVRGSSGHGRSFVDADLGTGRFAALDDVADCAGHAVLAGPADPSRLAVMGRSYGGYLTFASLVRHPDLFRTGVAVCGMSDFATFFEGTEPWIAQSAAHKYGHPERDRELLRSLSPMNRIDALRVPVLAVHGEHDTNVPPRESEQFVRAARERGRTAELLTLRDEGHDFLRAENRRLFRRAAADWLERHLNG, translated from the coding sequence ATGGCTTCAGACACACGGAATCTGACCGACGCGCGCGCCCCGTACGGAGCGGACGGCGCCGGTGCGGCGGCCGCCGCACCGGCAGCCACTCCCGAGCGGGTACGGGGCCCCGGCCCGGCGGCCCGGGAAGCGGACGAGCGCGGTTCGCCGCACGCCGCCCCCTCCCGGGTGGCCCTGCCCGACGCCGCCGGACCGCGTGACGTCAGGGCGCGGCTCACCGCGCACGGCTGCTGGTACCCCTCGGCCGACCCGGCCGGGGCGCGGGTGGCGTTCATCTGCGACCGAGGGGGTGTGCCCCAGTTGTGGGCCGGTCCGGTCGACGGGGCCGGGGTACGGCTGCTCGACTCCGGACCGGACCCCGTCCGGGAGGTGTCCTGGTCGCCCGACGGCCGCTGGATCGCCTACACGACGGCCCCCGGCGGCGGCGAGCACCAGCGGGTGCTGTGCGTGCGCCCCGACGGCACCGGCCGCCACGTCCTGGCGGGTGCGGAGCCCGGCACCTCGGCCTACCTGGGCTGCTGGGCGCACGACGGTTCGGCCGTCGCGGTCACGGTGGCCGTCCCGACCGCCCCCGCCGCGCCGCCCGCGGCGCAGGACACCGCAGGGCTCCCGGACGATGCCGGGGCGCCGGCCGCCGGCCGGCCGGGCCGGGAGGGCGGGGCCGTACTCCTCGGCGCGCCGGGGGTCACCGGCGGCGAGCGGGGCGCCGCGCCCCCCGCCGGCGCTGACGGGATCGCGGCGTCCGGTGGTCCGGGGCACGGCCGGACGTACCCCCGGGCGGACTTCGGCGACGGCCTGTCCGCCTATCTGATCGATCCCGACGGGCCGGCCGCGCCCGTCCTGCTGGCCTCCGAGTCGGACGCCGCGACGCTGCGGGTGTGCGATCTGAGCCGCGACGGCCGGCTCGCGCTGCTGCGCCGCGGCCCGCGCGGACGGCGCGAGGCGGTGGTCGTCCGCACCGCAGACCACGCCACCACCTGGGTCGTGCCGGTGGCCGACGGCGATCCGTGGATCGGCAGGTTCTCGCCCCGGGCGGACACCGTCTGGCTGCGGAGCGACGCCGGCCGTGAGTTCGCGGCGCTCACCGCCGCCTCCCTCGACGGCGGGGGACGGCCGCAGGGGTGGACCGTCGCGGCGGAGCGGGAGGGCCGCGACCTGGAGCTGCTGCGTTTCGCGCGGGACGGCCGGACCGCCGTACTGGCGTGGAACGTCCGCGGCGCGAGCGACCTGGAAGTCGTCGACACCTTCCCGCCCGGTGCCGACGGGGCCGTCACCGGGCCGCCGCGTTCGGTGCCCCTGCCGCACGAGGTCGTCACCCGGATCGCGCCGGCCGGCCGGGCGGGACTGGTGCTGGCCCTCTCCGGCTCCCAGCGCCGCCCCGGCGTGTGGTGGCTCTCCGGGGGCGTGTCGCTGCTGCGCACCCCGTGGTCGTCGAGGGACGAGGACGCCGTACCCCCCGGCCCGCCGCCCGTGCGTCCCGTCGCGCTGCGGCCCACCGCGCGGGACGGTCTGCCCCTGAGCGGCTGGTACTACCGTGCGCCGGGCCGGGGTCCCGCGGAGCCGGCCCCGTGCGTGATCCATCTGCACGGCGGCCCGGAGGAACAGGAGCGGCCGGTCTTCAACCCGCTCTACCACGAGATCCTGCGCAGAGGGCTCGACGTCTTCGCGCCCGACGTCCGCGGTTCGTCCGGCCATGGGCGGTCGTTCGTCGACGCCGACCTGGGCACGGGCCGGTTCGCCGCCCTCGACGACGTGGCGGACTGCGCCGGGCACGCGGTGCTGGCCGGCCCGGCCGATCCGTCACGGCTGGCCGTCATGGGCCGCTCGTACGGCGGCTATCTCACCTTCGCGTCGCTGGTCCGGCACCCCGACCTGTTCCGTACCGGGGTGGCGGTCTGCGGGATGTCGGACTTCGCGACCTTCTTCGAGGGCACCGAGCCGTGGATCGCGCAGTCCGCGGCGCACAAGTACGGTCACCCCGAACGCGACCGCGAACTGCTGCGCTCCCTCTCCCCCATGAACCGGATCGACGCGCTGCGCGTACCGGTGCTCGCGGTGCACGGGGAGCACGACACCAATGTCCCGCCGCGCGAGTCGGAGCAGTTCGTCAGGGCCGCGCGCGAGCGTGGCCGCACCGCCGAGCTGCTCACCCTGCGCGACGAGGGGCACGACTTCCTGCGCGCGGAGAACAGGCGGCTGTTCCGCCGTGCCGCCGCGGACTGGCTGGAGCGGCATCTGAACGGCTGA
- a CDS encoding N-acetylglutaminylglutamine amidotransferase, which yields MCGLSGEIRFDGGRPDIAAVRRMSDRLAARGPDGHGIWARDAVALAHQRLKIIDLSGLGAQPMTDAEQEVTGVFNGCVYNYRDLREELRGLGHRFRSTSDTEVILKAYRQWGTACVDRFHGMFAFALVEHRTGRLVLGRDRLGIKPLYLARTPGRLRFASSLPALLAAGDVDTSLDPAAVHQYLSWHATVAAPRTVLAGVRKLPPATVRVVEPDGSHRDRHYWQPSYTRRPEYADMGPSEWRDAVLDALRTAVRRRMVADVPVGVLLSGGLDSSLIVALLADEGQRDLATFSVGFASEGGEEGDEFRYSDLIAGEFATDHHRLTVPSARVSTALEGAVAAMSEPMTSHDAVAFHLLSQEVAKHVKVVQSGQGADEVFAGYHWYPRLASVAREREPDRYAETYFDRPHADLTRMLQPDMRAPEDVSGRFVREHMAVPGAETALDAALRLDTHVMLVDDPVKRVDNMTMDWGLEARVPFLDHELVELAAACPPDLKLADGGKGVLKEAGRKLLPQDVVDRPKGYFPVPAITHMAGPVLERVREALRAPEARRRGLFDESCVAGLLKAPGAHRTNRGANALWQVALLEIWLQTHGI from the coding sequence ATGTGCGGTCTGAGCGGGGAAATACGCTTCGACGGCGGGCGGCCCGACATCGCGGCCGTACGGCGCATGAGCGACCGGCTCGCCGCCCGCGGTCCCGACGGACACGGGATCTGGGCGAGGGACGCCGTGGCGCTGGCGCATCAGCGACTGAAGATCATCGACCTCTCCGGCCTGGGCGCCCAGCCCATGACGGACGCCGAGCAGGAGGTCACCGGCGTCTTCAACGGCTGCGTCTACAACTACCGGGACCTGCGCGAGGAACTGCGGGGCCTCGGCCACCGTTTCCGGTCCACCTCCGACACCGAGGTCATCCTCAAGGCGTACCGGCAGTGGGGCACCGCCTGCGTGGACCGCTTCCACGGCATGTTCGCCTTCGCCCTCGTCGAGCACCGCACCGGCCGGCTCGTCCTGGGCCGCGACCGGCTCGGGATCAAGCCGCTGTACCTGGCGCGTACCCCCGGGCGGCTGCGCTTCGCCTCCTCCCTTCCGGCTCTGCTCGCGGCCGGGGACGTCGACACCTCGCTGGATCCCGCGGCCGTCCACCAGTACCTCAGCTGGCACGCGACCGTGGCGGCGCCCCGCACCGTGCTGGCCGGGGTGCGCAAGCTCCCTCCCGCCACCGTGCGCGTGGTCGAACCGGACGGCAGCCACCGGGACCGCCACTACTGGCAGCCGTCGTACACACGCCGCCCCGAGTACGCGGACATGGGTCCGAGCGAGTGGCGGGACGCGGTCCTCGACGCGCTGCGCACCGCGGTGCGGCGGCGGATGGTCGCGGACGTGCCCGTGGGCGTCCTGCTGTCGGGCGGCCTGGACTCCAGTCTGATCGTGGCCCTGCTGGCCGACGAGGGACAGCGGGACCTGGCGACGTTCAGCGTCGGGTTCGCGTCGGAGGGCGGCGAGGAGGGGGACGAGTTCCGGTACTCGGACCTGATCGCCGGGGAGTTCGCCACCGACCACCACCGGCTGACGGTTCCTTCCGCGCGCGTGTCGACGGCCCTGGAGGGGGCGGTCGCGGCAATGAGCGAGCCGATGACCAGCCATGACGCGGTCGCCTTCCATCTGCTGTCCCAGGAGGTGGCGAAGCATGTGAAGGTCGTCCAGAGCGGTCAGGGCGCCGACGAGGTGTTCGCCGGCTACCACTGGTATCCGCGGCTGGCCTCGGTCGCCCGGGAGCGGGAACCCGACCGGTACGCCGAGACGTACTTCGACCGGCCGCACGCCGATCTCACCCGGATGCTGCAGCCCGACATGCGCGCGCCGGAGGACGTCTCCGGCCGCTTCGTCCGGGAGCACATGGCCGTACCGGGCGCGGAGACCGCGCTGGACGCCGCACTGCGGCTGGACACGCACGTCATGCTCGTGGACGACCCGGTGAAACGGGTCGACAACATGACCATGGACTGGGGCCTGGAGGCCCGGGTGCCGTTCCTGGACCACGAGCTGGTGGAGCTGGCCGCCGCCTGCCCGCCGGATCTCAAGCTGGCCGACGGCGGCAAGGGCGTGCTCAAGGAGGCCGGCCGCAAACTGCTGCCGCAGGACGTGGTCGACCGCCCGAAGGGCTACTTCCCGGTCCCCGCCATCACCCATATGGCCGGGCCCGTCCTGGAGCGGGTCCGAGAGGCGCTCCGCGCTCCGGAGGCGAGACGTCGCGGCCTGTTCGACGAGTCCTGTGTCGCCGGACTGCTGAAGGCGCCCGGCGCCCACCGAACGAACCGCGGGGCGAACGCCCTGTGGCAAGTGGCCCTGTTGGAGATATGGCTTCAGACACACGGAATCTGA